A window of Clostridia bacterium contains these coding sequences:
- a CDS encoding alpha/beta-type small acid-soluble spore protein, which translates to MARNTNQKLVPEARQALEQMKYEVASEVGVNLKQGYNGDITAKEAGYIGGNMVKKMIEQAQRSMSSKTF; encoded by the coding sequence GTGGCCAGAAATACTAATCAAAAATTGGTGCCCGAAGCCAGACAGGCACTTGAACAGATGAAGTATGAAGTAGCCAGCGAAGTCGGAGTAAATCTTAAGCAAGGCTATAACGGTGATATCACTGCTAAAGAAGCAGGATACATCGGTGGAAATATGGTAAAAAAGATGATAGAGCAGGCTCAAAGATCCATGTCTAGTAAAACTTTTTAA